The sequence below is a genomic window from Oreochromis niloticus isolate F11D_XX linkage group LG3, O_niloticus_UMD_NMBU, whole genome shotgun sequence.
ttataagttaaacttgtgtttgaatcctgcagcttatcacacatttgatttccatgtgtgacaactgcaaatgtccagagtgaggacagactgagggacccactgctgcacatcatctgtgaggctttgcacccctgatgatccaccaggacaaaactcaacagtgtgtgaggaagaggaggaggaagagccagcagcagctgacagatggagagaatagacagactgttccctgtttgtgaaggactgctaggaaagtttaaaataactaattgtctgtcctgaatcagtcttattaggtaatgttcgaATAATttgatcatcccagtgttttcagtgtgggagaaagtactcaggggcttcaagttacacactatgaaaggcagcaacaagtttaatattcagaaacctaaagtatgtatcagcagcagaatggacctaaaaataaatgtttgtttcagttctatgaagctttgagtattttggattagtagcactgctgtgtttgttgcatcatattgctgtaattgtttatatgctttatatattctgaggtaagttgatctatagtgttacatcatattctataaggatgttatgtgtttgtatactttctgcccagtttgacccatttagcagatgtcagcctgtttaaggctctgatatctattctgtatgacttaacacagttatgacatggtctgattttctcacccaataaaggaatatttaatatatcagtctactcttcattgtatcagacacagttatcacagctcgtacatttgtttttatacatgttGCGGCTCCTCCAACCTACGGCCGCGGCAGGCTAAACATGAGGACACAGATGATGCGCAACAATAAACGCATAAAATACACTTCTGTAACATTTGCTCCTTTTATTCCACATGCAACTGTCCAATATACAAATCAGTCTTTTCTTTCCATCCACATCAACACATTGTATTAATTGGTGTGTCTCCATTTTTCTTCAAAACATTACAAAATCCAAACGCTGAACTGCACCTATGCCACACAGCTTCATTCCAACACATCAATTTGATGACATTCACTTCATAAAAccttggacacacacacaattaacaGGAGCAATATCCCCCACTAATCTGCCTATTAAACCTAACTAACTCAACCTAGTCTTCCGTACACACTAGCTGTGGGTATTTATGTACCTCCATATCGTCAGCTGTGAGGAAGACAAACTGTCTTAAACACAAACTGCAGCGGTACTCCCAAGCCAATGGCTTCAGCCGCCTGATgcacaataactagaaagcaAATCAGTACAAGGCCTAGTGCAGCTGTACTGCTGAAACCTAACAGGGGAATATGACTCCTAATagaaatctgttttgtgtcGCCGAAGGCTTAATCTAAAAGCTGCGTGGACTAAGGCAACAGCAAACTATAAAACTCTCATCAATAAAACTCATCTATatatagtcaaaggagtttgcaaagaaaagcgtctggacttctttaagttgcttgaagacgtttcacctctcatccgaaagaggagtgaaagaggccatctatgtccactgtgagcgaccatctttgaacagaggcggtggtttacgacaccaactgtctgccatctataatccagttttgagttccctccccagacgccttaacgcccactcaaatcctgggccatctgacctcaggaattcacatgacaaggtggggccaggtttcacaatgagctcacccgaaaccctggctgattaggtcccacacccactttcacaccttggctcatgtgattagaggatcatcagggggtcttttgtccctctttggggggaaaactcccactaggtttaaatctgggactctcggccatttgaccttagaactgaagaagcttctcggatgagaggtgaaacgtcttcaagcaacttaaagaagtgtGCTTTTCTtagcaaactcctttgactacgatgacctggatgactgagaaccttcacagactcaTCTATATATAAATAATCCAATAAAATCTACAAACTCTTCTGTTAACAATTTGTTGCGGCTCCTCCAACCTACGGCCGCGGCAGGCTAAACATGAGGACACAGATGTCGCGCAACAAAAAACGCATAAAATACACTTCTGTAACATTTGCTCCTTTTATTCCACATGCAACTGTCCAATATACAAATCAGCACATGGGAttaactattaaacaaatgcacagactgCACAAACAAATAACTGCGACTCACAACCAATTGGCACCAATTACTATGCCAAATAATAGTGATGGCCggcttgaagctgacgctccggtgagtgtgtcaaaaaaaatcaacacactgcttcagaaGCACCGTGTTGAAGCTTGATTCGTTTGGCCAGAGTCACGTGATcagtgacgtccgaagcttcatttAGAACGTAACTGCTTCGGTATCTGATTCACTGGTTTATAAGCAGGTGAATCATTCGCaggatttgtggagtgttttgatggtgaCATATAGCAGACCACTGATATTTCTATTGAGAGATTTGGAGCCAGCGAGGAATAGAGGAGTTTCTGTTGTGTGGaagtattttgagttgattttaGTCAGTCGGGTGGGTTTTCCAGCGTTCtggctgtttgcttttgttttgtgcgtgtttattttatctgacaATGGGACaaacttaaaatgtcaaaaatctgcttttcataatataaatgTAAGGCAGTGACTGGAATAAGTCACAAGGTGTCGCTGTTGAGCTGCATATGTATGGTAGATTTTAGCAATTTTGGCCATTTGTCCTCTGCAGGACACCGTAGTTCAGGTTTCTCGTTCGCGCGGGCGCCATCTTGGTtcagtgtttactgtgattTGCAAAGGTAAGCACTGTCCGTGGTGTACTGCAatggttttgtttaaaaataagtgtTCCACTGTGTAAAATGGCGATTTGCTAAGTATATATTGTGTTTATTGAGATGTTCATGTACTGTCTGATGGGAGTACGAGgagtttgtgtgcatgtttcatTCGGTAATATCTGCCGCGATTTCGGGTTACATTTCCGCTAGTTAGCAGAGTACTCATTCGGGCAAAGTAATGCAAGATGAAGCATTAGCTTTTCAGCAACAGTTCGCTGGTAATCCTGTTATGTTAGTTTTGTGTCATACTCATTCCTGAGACCGAGGAATTTTGTAAAGACatgcttatttttatttcatgtgttttttttatatatttgttgtCGGCTTTCACTATGCTTTCACTATATAATCACATtcagtgtttactgtgattTGCAAAGGGCCAGCAGCAGAGTTGGAGTGGTGTTTGCCCCAGCATTTGAATAAACGGCGCGGTCCAAGCCACAAATTGAACGCCTGTGTCCGACTGGTCTCTCTACTGTGCACCCCAATCCAACACAAAATTACACAACGCAGAGTCCGGGGTGTAGGGAGGCCCCTGCACTGGTTGGGTTACATCTTTGGTGCCGTGACCCGGATTTGTGGCACTTCGAGACCGAAGAGAAAGCAATGCCGACACCCCCCAGCTACGCTACCACAGTAAGAGGTGTTGCCATCTGATGGGGTACTGAACTAAGTTGCAACTGCCTGTGCAGCTGTATTACTGGGACATTCATCTCCCCAGGCATATCCTTTGAAAGTGGAATCTTGGGGTGGTTTCATTTGAGGGTTTTCTgtcattggaaaaaaaaagaaagactcaGAGACTTGATTTGTAGCGAGAATGTTAAATGATGTTCCCTGTCTATATTGATAATCATTGAATACGGTGAAGCAATTGCTGCTGATTTGTGTTGTTCACAACCTCTGTGCGGAAGATAgagttgtttaactgcactCTGAgtttaatgctgttttttttttgtgattctTTTTTGCGTTATGAGATGATAGTTGTCTACATCTGTGTTGTGTTCTATTTTACTAGAAAAAGATTGTACTTTCTCACAGTTAAGCATACTACAAGTAACCCACACACATTTTCTGGTGCAGCTAAATTAGAGATACAGGACAGTGAAAATGATGAGAGACTATGCAGACACTCCAAAGAGGGCACAGCCTCACCTTTTGAATGAAGGGGCAACAGCTAGCGCCAGTACAGTGGACCAACAGTCATCAGTGAAGTCGAAGCTAGTCACCCAGTTCCCCAGCTTCACTGGCCAGCGGTTACAGTACCACAGCCCAATCAGGGACCTCACCGACTCTGGCCTGAGCACACAACAGACCCCACCACCAACTATGCTTTCACCCCAGACTGATCTTGGTGTGGCTCCGGCTCATGCACCACCAACGCCAGCCTATGGAGGCCAAATGCAGGTGCCCTCACACCTATCTGAAATTCACCCAAGTTCAGTGCCAACCAATCAGACAAGCCAGTCCAACCACAGCCCTCTAACTACAGCCCCTCCAGTGTTTCAGCCAGATGTCCAGATAACTATGCCCCCTGCTCTTTCCCCTCAGGCCAGTGTCCATGGGCCCACTGCTACACCAGCATCCCATGTTGCCTCATATCCCAACTACCCAGCGGGGCAAATTACCCAGCAGACCACCCTGGACCAATCACTTAACACTCCTTACCCAACGATGACTGTTCCATCTAGCTCCCAAGCATACACCAGCTATCTGTATTCCACACCTGCCCCCCAAGCCACCATGCCAAGCCCCCTAACACTGCGAGGAGTGGGCATAATGAATAAtccctctgcagctgagcagaccCTTGAAAGTTCAAAGCATGGGCTGACCCCCCATTTGCCCCACATGCCACTAGCGGCTGTCCATGACCCTCGAGCTCCCCTCCATTCATCTGCTATAAGCTCCAACACAGTCATGCCCCCCATCTTCAATATGACCCATGGAGGTTTTACAGCCCCATCCGGCACCCATGCCTCAATGCACGTACCAACCTCTGCCTTGGATCACCATGTTAGTGCATACCCAGGTATACCCCCCCCAGCAGGTGCATACCTCTGTAAGTGCTCCTGGCGGGGCCGCAGCCAACGCTAACCCCCCACTTGCTGCCTACAGTGGTTTTATACAGACTCATCAAGTGAAAAATGTCCAAGCTTTCACTGGTAGTGCTGACAGCAAGGTGCTTGTAGAGGACTGGATTCGTGACATGCAATATCTTCTTGAGGCAATAGAGCTCCCCATTCACCTCCGCTTTTCCACGGTGGTGCGTCACCTAACTGGTGAAGCCCGAAAGCTGGTCCTGAATCTACCTCTCCATGACCAAACACCCGAAAGGGCATTCGAAGAACTGAGAGCAGAGTACGGTGACACACAGAGCTCCTCAGATCTACTGGCTGACTTCTATGAGCGTGTTCAGAGGTCTGGGGAGTCTGCCTGTTCATATGCTATAGCACTGGAGGCAACCCTGCGAGCCgtggaagaaaaccaaagaggagGCAAGCCTTTCCCTGACCGTGACAGTAAACTCACCCGGCAGTTCATACGGGGACTTAATGATGAGGATGTGTATGCGAGGATCTCGCCAATGAAGTCCCGGCTTTTGAGTTTCCGTGAGCTGCAGGCTGAGCTCCGAAATTTAACGAAAGAAACTAAAAGATTCCAGCctcaaaacaagtcaaagaaaacTTATGCCCAGGTACAAGTGGCATCAGAGTGTAGTGTGAATGTGAAGGCAGAAAAGGctaaacattcctcagagtGGTCAGAGCTAGCAGAGATGGTCAAGAAACTAGCATTCAGCCAGGAGGAGCAGATGGCCAAGTTGACCCACCTTGAATCGAGAATTAATGCTCCATCCTCTGCCACTCCACTGAGAGTCCGACCACCTCCTGGGGCTACAACCCCAACCCCAGTGGTCACATGCTACCGGTGTGGGAAGCAAGGACATATAGCCCGGGTTTGCAGAGCAGTGCTCCCAGGGCCTGATCAGACATGGGCACATGATCCTCAGCCTGTGACCCCCATGGAGGGAAACCCTTACTCAGCTCAGCCTTTAAACAGATAAAGCCCATGGTCGCCAGGGCAACCATGGGCGAGCAGCGAGTCCCCACACTGCAGGTGAATAAAGGTGACGGAGGAGGGAGCACTCCCCTAGTTGGTCCCAGGAATGAGGGGGAGGTGGAAGTCAACGGAATGAAGTGCAGGGCACTCATCGACTCTGGCTCCCAGATAACCAGTATTACGCATCAGTACTGGCGCAGCCACCCCACCCTCCATAAACAAAAGCTACAGCCCTCTAAGATACCGATAGAGGGTGCAGGTGGCCAGAATGTCACCTACCATGGTGTGCTACGCATCAGCCTGAAATTGTTGGGGAGAGAGTTTAAGGGTGTGCCTGCTTTTGTTGTCACTAACACAGAGTACCGCTCCTCTGTTCCTCTGCTTGTGGGAACTAATGTCCTCCGTGCCTCCAGAAGCCACCTCCAGGCCACCTACGGCCAGCAGTTCCTTCTCCAGGTCAAGGAGACTCACCCGGAGTGGTACACCTCCCTGCTAGAGATTGGGAGCACTGAACAGTGTGATATGGATGACACAGTGGGCCCCGTTGTTTACACTGGCCGTAAGGTACACATTCAAGCAGGGAAAGAGATGGATttaatgtgcaaaataaaaGCTGGACCACAAAGAAAGACTTATACAGCCCTAATTGAAGGCCACCCGTCCCTGCGGCTCAGCCAAGAAATCCTGGTCGCCAGAGTTCTTGCCGATGTAAAGAAAGGATGTGCCCCGGTAAGAGTGATGAACCTCTCCCAGCATGCTATCACTATCAAGCCTCACGCATCTGGCCAAGGCGTCTCTGGTGGAAAGTATTGTGGACTTTTCAGACAAGATGCAGGGCAGTCATCATGCCAGCGGAGGCAGAGAAGCATGCCTGGGTATGGACCACGTGGTGGCAAGCCAGGAAGTGGATTTAAGTGGAGCAGACGTCGAGAACGAGCACCAGCGTTCCCTTCTTAAAGAGCTTGTGGAAAGCAACGTGGGTGTGTTCTCACAGCATCCCATGGATTATGGCCATACAAAGACCGTGCAACACGAAATTCCTCTGGTCGACTCTAAGCCATTTCGACTGCCTTACCGTAAGATCCCCCCATCACAGTGGCAGGATGTGAGAAGGTTGCTGACAGAAATGGAGGCTGCAGGAGTTATCAGGCCCAGCAAAAGTCCATATGCTTCACCTGTTGTGATCGTAACCAAGAAAGATGGATCACTAAGGCTGTGTATTGACTACAGGAAACTGAACTCCTGTAGCACGAGAGATGCTTTTCCTCTCCCCAGAATAGAGGAAGCCCTGGAGGCTCTAGGGCAGGCAAGATACTTCTCCACCCTTGACCTCACTTCTGGTTATTGGCAGGTAGAGGTGGCGGAGCATGACAAACACAAGACGGCATTCAGCACCCCTATGGGGCTGTTTGAAGCAAATCGTATGCCCTTTGGACTGCAGAATGCTCCCTCCACCTTGACctgacctgctgctttggcGATCTGAACTTCACCCACCTCCTAATCTATCTTGATGACCTCATCATATTCTCCAAAACCTTTGATGAGCATCTGGAAAGACTGCAGCTGGTGTTCGATCGGCTTCGGGAGCATGGCTTGAAGTTAAAGCCTTCTAAATGCCAGCTAGTGAGGAAGGAGGTTCAGTATTTGGGTCACTTGGTGTCTGCTGAGGGGATCCGGACAGACCCAGAGAAGATCAGCAAGGTGAAAAACTGGGTGAGGCCCGCAAACCGCAAAGAAGTGTTGCAATTCCTGGGATTTGCTGGATACTATAGGCGGTATGTAAGTGGGTACTCTGCCCTAGCTGCTCCCCTGTACCGCCTAACTGCTGGTGAccccagaaagaaaaagagagggggAAAGAAATGCCTGGCCACCGACCCACCTGTTGTGTGAACAGATGAATGCGAGAAGGCATTTCAGACCCTAAAAGAAAGGCTGACAAGCGCTCCAGTGCTGGGATATCCTGATTATAGCTTGCCTTTCGTTCTGCAAACGGATGCCTCGGGGGAAGGTCTGGGCACCGTTCTAGCTCAGGTCCAAGGGGGAGCTGAGAGGGTCATAGCCTTCGCCAGCAGAGGTTTGAGCCCAGCAGAGACAAGGTATCCTGCACACAAACTCGAGTTCCTTGCTCTCAAATGGGCGGTTACAGACAAATTCTATGACCACCTCTATGGGCGTAGGTTCTCTGTCCAGACAGACAATAACCCTCTCAAGTATGTTATGTCCTCAGCAAAGCTGGATGCTACAGGCCAGCGGTGGGTGTCCAGGCTGGCTGCTTTCGATTTCGATGTCCAGTATCGGAGGGGACAGAGCAACACAAACGCTGATGCCCTCTCTCGCATGTCTAACCAGGAGGTCATGCACATCCTACAGACATGCCCTCAGTGGGTGGGTGTCGACGAACAGGGGCATGGTGTGAGACAGGCTACCCAGGATACTCAAAGCCTCACTGGCCATGGCACGTCTGCAGGGGAGGAAGTTGAACTTGGCCCTCCCACATCCACTGAGCCTTACAGGGATGTGGGGATGGAATCCCTGCCCACCATGACCAAACAGGAGATCCGTGCAGGGCAGAAGAAAGATCTTGTTATTGGTCCTGTCTTGCACTATAAGAGTATGAACCAGAAACCAAGCCGCAGTGAGCGAATGAGTGGTGAAGGGCACATGCGCCTTCTCTTAAAGGAGTGGAGAAGGTTAGTGGTAAGGGATGGCATCCTGTACCGCTGCATCCAAGAGAGCCAAAGAGGAGTAGTTGAGCAATTGGTGCTACCAGAGGATTTGCGTATATCAGTGAAGACTGCTCTCCACGATGACTCAGGCCACCTTGGTTTTGAGAGGACATTGCACATGATAAGGGAGAGATTTTATTGGCCACGGATGTTTCAGGAAATCAAGGCTTGGTGCGAGCAATGTGAGAGGTGCTGCCTTAGAAAAACTCCAACCGCAGGGGTCAGGGCCCCCTGGTCAGTATCCACAGCAGTGCCCCCTTGGAGCTAGTTTGTGTGGATTTTTTGACTCTGGAGAAATCAAAAGGTGGTATCGAAAATGTCCTCGTTGTCACGGACCATTTCTCACGCTATGCGCAAGCATACCCCACTAAAGACCAAAGAGCCAGCACAGTGGCTAAGGTGCTGTATAGAAACTTTTTCTGTCGGTTTGGCTTCCCAGCAAAATTGCATGCAGACCAAGGGCGCAATTTTGAAAGTGCTGTGGTGAAGGAGCTTTGTAAATGCACCGGCATCACTAAGACCCACACCACGCCCTACCACCCACAGGGCAACGGGACAACTGAACGGTTTAACCGCACCCTCATGAACATGCTGGGGACGCTAGAACCTCACCTGAAGCCCCGGTGGCACGAATATGTGGATGCAATGACACACGCCTATAACTGCACCCGCCATGATTCGACAGGGTACACACCATATTACTTGATGTTTGGCAGGCATCCCCGGCTCCCGGTCCACTTGGTCTTTGGGCTGTCAACCACTAATGGGTCGGGTGGATATAGCGAGTATGTCCAGACCCTGCATGACTGCCTGTCGCAGGCTTATGCACAGGCTAATCAGGCCTCCCGCCAGGCTAAGGGTCACCAGAAAAGATACTATGACCGGCAAGCAAAGAGTCAAAGCTTCAGCCCGGGTGACAGAGTCCTTGTTAAAGTGTGTCATGTGGAGGGGCGAAGCAAACTAGGAGACAAGTGGGAGTCACGTCCATACATTGTGGTGAAGAAACAGCCAGACATGCCGGTGTATGTGGTGCGATCGGAAAATGGTGATACGGAGAGAGTGGTCCACCGCAACTTACTCACACAGTGTATGTTTCTTCCCGTGGAGCAGGTGGGAGAGGAGACAAGGGAGGAAATGGAGCTCGACATGGAGGAGAGTTGGGAGATTGAGGACATAGAGGACAGTGGAGAGCAGGCTGGTGAAGTGATCAGACAGGAGGAAGAGTCTGACACAATCGAGGACGGGGAGGCTGATAGCCTGGAAGGAGGTGTGGAGGGAGTTTCACCTGAAACAGCATTTGGATCACTTGCCCCCACAGGACCAGAGGAAAGGGACACAGGGGCGGGACAAGAGAGTGAAGAATGGAGGGGGAATGAAACTGCCAGGGTCACCCACTCACCTCCCAGACCAAGTGAACCAAGGAGGAACTTGCCGAGGAGTCGGCATCCCCCAAACAGACTGACTTATGGGTCAAGAGTTATTGAACCAGGGGAGGATCAGAAGAAGATAGAAAGGGGATGGAAGCTGTGGCAGAGGGCAAAAGCAAGGAGGGCTGCAGGAAACACGTAGGATGACACAGCCAGTGTACCCATACTAATAGGatacacacatagacatttTCGCATTACACTGCACATCTTCCCACACTGTTATTCTTTTGTACATAGTGAGagtgttctgttttattttgttttgtttgatgacTGGGACGCCATCACGTAAAGGAGGGGCGGATGTAAGGCAGTGACTGGAATAAGTCACAAGGTGTCGCTGTTGAGCTGCATATGTATGGTAGATTTTAGCAATTTTGGCCATTTGTCCTCTGCAGGACACCGTAGTTCAGGTTTCTCGTTCGCGCGGGCGCCATCTTGGTtcagtgtttactgtgattTGCAAAGGTAAGCACTGTCCGTGGTGTACTGCAatggttttgtttaaaaataagtgtTCCACTGTGTAAAATGGCGATTTGCTAAGTATATATTagtaaaagtaagtaaaatttatttatatagcactttttaggACAAAACgctgttacaaagtgcttcacatgaaggcatgtcaaacaaacaatataGCAACATAAAGGAAGTATAAAAGCATATCAAACAAAGCAATAGTacagtataaatataaaataaaacaacatattacGCACTAACATTACCCAAATGCCTGTCTAAACAGATGagttttaagctgttttttaaaagaagccacAGTGTCGATGGTGCGTAATGGGGAGGGTAAACCATTCCACAGTACTGGAGCCAGTACTATATATTGTGTTTATTGAGATGTTCATGTACTGTCTGATGGGAGTACGAGgagtttgtgtgcatgtttcatTCGGTAATATCTGCCGCGATTTCGGGTTACATTTCCGCTAGTTAGCAGAGTACTCATTCGGGCAAAGTAATGCAAGATGAAGCATTAGCTTTTCAGCAACAGTTCGCTGGTAATCCTGTTATGTTAGTTTTGTGTCATACTCATTCCTGAGACCGAGGAATTTTGTAAAGACatgcttatttttatttcatgtgttttttttatatatttgttgtCGGCTTTCACTATGCTTTCACTATATAATCACATtcagtgtttactgtgattTGCAAAGGGCCAGCAGCAGAGTTGGAGTGGTGTTTGCCCCAGCATTTGAATAAACGGCGCGGTCCGAGCCACAAATTGAACGCCTGTGTCCGACTGGTCTCTCTACTGTGCACCCCAATCCAACACAAAATTACACAACGCAGAGTCCGGGGTGTAGGGAGGCCCCTGCACTGGTTGGGTTacataaatatcattaaataactttagaaaGACTTAAATTTGACTCTTTACAGttaatgttataaaaagatatattttatgttttaaataatcttaAACTGCTAGTCTGCAAAATGTACagcaattcaatttatttattctctttagctgATTGTTTGTGGGACCCAGGTAGACTGTataactgcatctctaccagtttcTCTGCATTCCAGCCTCTTGTGTGCCATGTGAAGGGATTTTccttaaggcaggagaaattatctccaTGAAAAGGAATAGGTTCGGCCATCGCACAGTGGaactaattttctttttaattacaaGTGGAAAAGGGtttccttaaatgcatcatgtttttaatttgcaagttcacaagcattttccctttccagtTCACGATCAATTCTacccccaggtcaaaaatatgtataggaaaatttgcctaattttatttataaaaataccCGTCTAGcgattaactgcacaagtacatggaggcaggacctcacagcagaagcatactccataatgtgttgtacattattatatgtatattatatgtaacgtggtatttttcaattattgtatttaccaacatcaggaagtcacaagcaaagaaagaccaaaccatggtgcatgtttaaacaaggaagGTCTACtggtcaaaattatttattaaagaaataaacaacatttttggcACCCCAAAAAATACACGTTTAAAGCAACACAATGGAGGCCCAATATCAGACAGAATTCCACTCTGTAGAGTGGGCAATCATTACGaagcagtcagttttattttgtggattcaaGCTGTTCTTCATATTtctggccaccagatgtcaccagagagcACTGTGTTGAAAAGGTTTGAGCAATGAACCGTTTTACAATACAAGCTTcaatgcttcagaaagcttcatttggccaacACTACCAAATAACAACTTGGCCTATGGCATCAATTACTGCATAAATATACAAAAACCatcaagttacagtcaaaatacaTCAAAATCATTCAAACTGCAGTCAACAGAAGGTTTTGCCTCATGCTCACCCGACCTTTCTGCTCATCAACATCAGGTGCggtgaacaggtgagtgcaaccaCATTTATCATCTAACACACCCATGAGACACGCCCCACACCCGTGCACCAATACAGTGAGTCCATTTAAACCAACCCACTTAGTCAAAAAAGAGCAACTCATATGGCTCCTATaatacatatatgtaagcattgagccaaatttagtaatgccaacatactgaagaaacaacatttgtctcttatatatgatacatctacatatacactgtcaaagatacttgagtgtctttgagtgaagatttaaggtgataggaaatataaataactgcaacttgaatctttactgaagctcagtatttgacacagagtt
It includes:
- the LOC112846303 gene encoding uncharacterized protein LOC112846303, with translation MNMLGTLEPHLKPRWHEYVDAMTHAYNCTRHDSTGYTPYYLMFGRHPRLPVHLVFGLSTTNGSGGYSEYVQTLHDCLSQAYAQANQASRQAKGHQKRYYDRQAKSQSFSPGDRVLVKVCHVEGRSKLGDKWESRPYIVVKKQPDMPVYVVRSENGDTERVVHRNLLTQCMFLPVEQVGEETREEMELDMEESWEIEDIEDSGEQAGEVIRQEEESDTIEDGEADSLEGGVEGVSPETAFGSLAPTGPEERDTGAGQESEEWRGNETARVTHSPPRPSEPRRNLPRSRHPPNRLTYGSRVIEPGEDQKKIERGWKLWQRAKARRAAGNT